In Oreochromis niloticus isolate F11D_XX linkage group LG5, O_niloticus_UMD_NMBU, whole genome shotgun sequence, a single window of DNA contains:
- the mars1 gene encoding methionine--tRNA ligase, cytoplasmic isoform X1: protein MKLFVSEGNPHCLKALAALEATGVQCGVQFVNHDERVVPFLSRPTLPALALPSGQYLFSSNAICRYLFEVNGQECSELCDQWLEWEATVLQPALQQALHMAVLQGKSSEVSKVLQGPINVLEQSLSKRNTPYLTGDSVSAADLVLWAGFFPVLSDSSLTLGEHKSLKAWFDRVAAMNACQSAAQKVLQGKGLQGMKSYMQRQPAPQSSQCRETQPCNSNSAEEEGGERVVSEEEMEAAALTWSKGLNTCPPATKKQHPILPQEDKRNVLVTSALPYVNNVPHLGNIIGCVLSADVFSRYGRLRGWNMLFVCGTDEYGTATENKAREEGLTPQQICDKYHAVHSSIYKWFQIDFDYFGRTTTEKQTEIAQDIFWRLHERDFLIEDTVEQLRCENCQRFLADRFVEGICPHCSYPEARGDQCDKCGRLINAVDLREPQCKVCRQTPVIRSSKHLFLDLPKLESQLEQWLEKSTSTGDWTANAKQITRSWLRDGLKPRCITRDLKWGTPVPHADFKEKVFYVWFDAPIGYLSITANYTSEWEKWWKNPHQVELYNFMAKDNVPFHSVVFPCSLLGAQDNYTLVNHLIATEYLNYEDTKFSKSRGVGVFGDMAKDTGIPSDVWRFYLLYVRPEGQDSAFSWADMALKNNSELLNNLGNFINRAGMFVTKFFEGCVPVMELQEEDKKLLALVSWELQQYIQLMDKIKIRDALKHILNISRHGNQYIQVNEPWKKIKGGDSERQRAGTVTGVSVNIACLLSVMLFPYMPAVSQTIRDQLNAPPSCINTMLEGNGTFVCSLSAGHRIGAVSPLFQKLEADQIEALKKKFGGQQPEDEPPKKKTPVRNAASAQSAAVPAPAAAVEVGTVNQVDPEKAKQLTQAVAEQGEKVRALKAQKAEKAVITAEVAKLLDLKKQLALAEGKNPEPAPQKGKKK from the exons ATGAAGCTGTTCGTAAGTGAAGGCAACCCGCACTGTCTGAAGGCGCTAGCAGCGTTAGAAGCGACGGGAGTGCAGTGCGGCGTCCAGTTTGTCAACCACGATG AAAGGGTGGTGCCTTTCCTCAGCCGTCCAACATTGCCAGCTTTGGCCCTGCCCAGTGGACAATACCTTTTCAGTTCCAATGCCATCTGCCG ATACCTGTTTGAAGTAAATGGACAAGAATGCAGTGAGCTTTGCGATCAGTGGCTGGAATGGGAGGCCACAGTTCTTCAG CCTGCATTGCAGCAGGCTCTTCACATGGCAGTGCTGCAGGGGAAGAGTTCAGAGGTGTCCAAGGTTCTCCAGGGTCCCATAAACGTTTTGGAACAAAGCTTGAGCAAAAGGAACACACCTTATTTAACTGGG GATTCTGTTTCAGCTGCTGATCTTGTTTTGTGGGCCGGATTCTTTCCTGTTTTATCTGATTCTTCACTAACACTGG GTGAACACAAGTCTTTGAAGGCTTGGTTTGACCGTGTGGCTGCTATGAACGCTTGTCAGTCTGCTGCTCAGAAAGTGCTACAGGGAAAAGGACTGCAGGGCATGAAAAGCTATATGCAGAGGCAGCCTGCTCCTCAGAGCAGCCAGTGCAGAGAGACACAGCCATGCAATAGCAACTCTGCTGAG GAAGAAGGAGGCGAGCGTGTTGTTTCAGAGGAGGAGATGGAAGCAGCAGCTCTCACTTGGAGTAAGGGTTTGAACACTTGCCCTCCAGCTACAAAAAAGCAACACCCCAT TTTGCCTCAGGAGGACAAGCGAAATGTCCTGGTGACCAGTGCCTTGCCCTATGTCAACAATGTCCCCCACCTGGGTAACATTATTGGCTGTGTCCTCAGTGCTGATGTCTTCTCCAG GTATGGCCGCCTACGAGGCTGGAatatgttgtttgtgtgtggcaCAGATGAGTATGGCACTGCTACAGAGAACAAGGCCAGAGAGGAGGGCCTGACACCCCAACAGATCTGTGACAAGTACCACGCTGTTCACTCCAGCATCTACAAATGGTTCCAGATTGACTTTGACTATTTTGGCAGAACCACCACCGAGAAGCAGACAGA GATAGCTCAAGATATTTTCTGGCGACTTCATGAGCGTGATTTCCTAATAGAAGACACTGTGGAGCAGCTACGCTGTGAAAACTGTCAGCGATTCCTGGCTGACCGCTTTGTAGAAGGTATCTGTCCACACTGCAGTTACCCTGAAGCTCGtggtgaccagtgtgacaagtgTGGGCGACTCATCAATGCTGTGGACCTCAGG GAACCTCAATGTAAGGTCTGTAGGCAGACTCCAGTCATCCGCTCCTCTAAGCATCTTTTCCTGGACCTGCCAAAG CTGGAAAGTCAGTTGGAGCAGTGGCTGGAGAAGTCAACCAGCACAGGAGATTGGACAGCAAATGCCAAACAGATCACTCGCTCCTGGCTAAGAGATGGACTCAAACCTCGCTGCATCACCAGAGACCTGAAGTGGGGAACACCAGTACCTCACGCTGACTTTAAAGAAAAG GTGTTCTACGTGTGGTTTGATGCCCCCATTGGTTATCTGTCCATTACTGCCAACTACACCAGCGAATGGGAAAAGTGGTGGAAGAATCCCCATCAG GTGGAGCTGTACAACTTCATGGCCAAAGACAATGTGCCTTTTCACAGTGTGGTGTTCCCCTGCTCTCTACTGGGAGCCCAGGACAACTACACTCTTGTCAACCACCTCATTGCCACAG AATATCTGAATTATGAGGACACAAAGTTCTCCAAGAGCCGTGGTGTGGGTGTGTTTGGAGACATGGCGAAGGACACCGGTATCCCTTCTGATGTGTGGAGATTCTACCTCCTGTATGTGCGTCCAGAGGGACAGGATTCAGCTTTCTCTTGGGCAGACATGGCTCTGAAGAACAACTCTGAACTGCTCAACAACCTGGGCAATTTCATCAACAG AGCCGGCATGTTTGTCACCAAGTTCTTTGAGGGCTGTGTGCCTGTGATGGAGCTACAGGAGGAAGATAAGAAGCTTCTGGCTCTGGTGAGCTGGGAGCTGCAGCAGTACATCCAGCTCATGGACAAAATCAA AATCCGCGATGCGCTGAAACACATCCTGAATATCTCTCGTCACGGCAATCAGTATATTCAGGTCAATGAACCCTGGAAGAAGATCAAGGGAGGAGATTCAGAAAG GCAGCGTGCAGGCACGGTGACTGGTGTGTCTGTGAATATTGCGTGCTTGCTGTCGGTGATGCTCTTCCCGTATATGCCAGCGGTCAGCCAAACAATCAGGGATCAACTCAACGCCCCTCCATCTTGCATCAACACCATGTTAGAAGGCAATGGCACCTTTGTATGTTCCCTGAGTGCCGGCCACCGGATTGGCGCA GTCAGTCCGTTATTCCAGAAACTGGAGGCGGATCAGATTGAAGCTTTGAAGAAGAAATTTGGTGGACAGCAG CCTGAAGATGAACCACCTAAGAAGAAG ACACCAGTTCGTAACGCTGCCAGCGCTCAGTCTGCTGCTGTGCCAGCTCCTGCTGCAGCTGTTGAGGTGGGGACGGTGAACCAAGTGGACCCGGAGAAAGCCAAGCAGCTCACCCAGGCTGTGGCGGAGCAG GGGGAGAAGGTCCGAGCACTCAAAGCCCAGAAAGCAGAGAAGGCCGTGATCACAGCAGAGGTGGCCAAACTGTTGGACCTTAAGAAACAGCTAGCCCTGGCTGAGGGGAAGAACCCTGAGCCTGCACCTCAAAAGGGCAAGaagaaatga
- the ddit3 gene encoding DNA damage-inducible transcript 3 protein isoform X3, with amino-acid sequence MHRGFDIYILCFQKEPEFMDVLESCSLTWLTDGSQTWGDGVQRTTEEIHSTQTLHHNSSSSSSSSSSCMSPAVTEERQVEAEGGRSGDGSAGGGSDLLPPEFFELLSDGGVGMVDASGAVISGGYYYHHQHHQANVHPASPSASEEELPCVPDSPSCSSSASQSPSQICSSPSSPVSSPSVYPSSRLGKRKRTTSERANGALSSFVSSSQRSSYSSTKKSRKEREQENERKVQELTEQNERLKAEIERLGEEVQRTRRALIERLVNTRK; translated from the exons ATGCACCGAG GTTTTGACATTTACATTTTGTGCTTCCAGAAGGAGCCAGAGTTCATGGATGTCCTGGAAAGTTGCTCTCTGACGTGGCTGACCGATGGCAGCCAGACATGGGGTGACGGTGTCCAGAGGACAACAGAGGAGATCCACAGCACCCAGACCCTGCATCACAACTCGTCgtcatcctcctcttcctcctcctcctgcatgAGTCCAGCTGTTACAGAAGAACGGCAGGTGGAGGCTGAGGGTGGGAGAAGTGGAGATGGCTCGGCAGGAGGTGGCAGTGACTTGCTGCCTCCCGAGTTCTTCGAGTTGCTGAGTGATGGAGGAGTGGGAATGGTGGATGCGAGTGGAGCAGTGATCAGCGGTGGCTATTATTaccaccaccagcaccaccaGGCTAATGTCCATCCTGCATCTCCCTCAGCCAGCGAGGAGGAACTGCCCTGTGTCCCCGATTCGCCATCTTGCTCCTCTTCAGCCTCCCAGTCACCATCTCAAATTTGTTCTTCTCCCTCTTCACCCGTGTCTTCTCCCTCTGTTTACCCATCCTCCCGTTTGGGAAAACGCAAGAGGACCACCAGCGAGAGGGCCAACGGTGCCTTGTCCTCTTTTGTTTCCTCCTCACAACGCTCATCCTACTCGTCTACCAAAAAGAGTCGCAAAGAAAGAGAGCAGGAGAACGAGAGGAAGGTACAGGAGCTGACAGAGCAGAACGAGCGTCTTAAAGCAGAAATCGAAAGGCTGGGAGAGGAGGTACAGAGGACACGAAGAGCCCTTATCGAGAGACTAGTCAACACCAGAAAATGA
- the ddit3 gene encoding DNA damage-inducible transcript 3 protein isoform X1: protein MTAEWLHLPPPYPPGVGPLYGAELEAWYEDLQDILGSDTGGAKLARAPTCTEKEPEFMDVLESCSLTWLTDGSQTWGDGVQRTTEEIHSTQTLHHNSSSSSSSSSSCMSPAVTEERQVEAEGGRSGDGSAGGGSDLLPPEFFELLSDGGVGMVDASGAVISGGYYYHHQHHQANVHPASPSASEEELPCVPDSPSCSSSASQSPSQICSSPSSPVSSPSVYPSSRLGKRKRTTSERANGALSSFVSSSQRSSYSSTKKSRKEREQENERKVQELTEQNERLKAEIERLGEEVQRTRRALIERLVNTRK, encoded by the exons ATGACTGCCGAGTGGCTACACCTGCCCCCGCCGTACCCCCCTGGCGTGGGGCCGTTGTATGGTGCAGAGTTGGAGGCGTGGTATGAGGACCTGCAGGATATTCTGGGCTCTGACACAGGAGGGGCAAAACTGGCACGAGCCCCTACATGCACCGAG AAGGAGCCAGAGTTCATGGATGTCCTGGAAAGTTGCTCTCTGACGTGGCTGACCGATGGCAGCCAGACATGGGGTGACGGTGTCCAGAGGACAACAGAGGAGATCCACAGCACCCAGACCCTGCATCACAACTCGTCgtcatcctcctcttcctcctcctcctgcatgAGTCCAGCTGTTACAGAAGAACGGCAGGTGGAGGCTGAGGGTGGGAGAAGTGGAGATGGCTCGGCAGGAGGTGGCAGTGACTTGCTGCCTCCCGAGTTCTTCGAGTTGCTGAGTGATGGAGGAGTGGGAATGGTGGATGCGAGTGGAGCAGTGATCAGCGGTGGCTATTATTaccaccaccagcaccaccaGGCTAATGTCCATCCTGCATCTCCCTCAGCCAGCGAGGAGGAACTGCCCTGTGTCCCCGATTCGCCATCTTGCTCCTCTTCAGCCTCCCAGTCACCATCTCAAATTTGTTCTTCTCCCTCTTCACCCGTGTCTTCTCCCTCTGTTTACCCATCCTCCCGTTTGGGAAAACGCAAGAGGACCACCAGCGAGAGGGCCAACGGTGCCTTGTCCTCTTTTGTTTCCTCCTCACAACGCTCATCCTACTCGTCTACCAAAAAGAGTCGCAAAGAAAGAGAGCAGGAGAACGAGAGGAAGGTACAGGAGCTGACAGAGCAGAACGAGCGTCTTAAAGCAGAAATCGAAAGGCTGGGAGAGGAGGTACAGAGGACACGAAGAGCCCTTATCGAGAGACTAGTCAACACCAGAAAATGA
- the ddit3 gene encoding DNA damage-inducible transcript 3 protein isoform X2, producing the protein MTAEWLHLPPPYPPGVGPLYGAELEAWYEDLQDILGSDTGGAKLARAPTCTEEPEFMDVLESCSLTWLTDGSQTWGDGVQRTTEEIHSTQTLHHNSSSSSSSSSSCMSPAVTEERQVEAEGGRSGDGSAGGGSDLLPPEFFELLSDGGVGMVDASGAVISGGYYYHHQHHQANVHPASPSASEEELPCVPDSPSCSSSASQSPSQICSSPSSPVSSPSVYPSSRLGKRKRTTSERANGALSSFVSSSQRSSYSSTKKSRKEREQENERKVQELTEQNERLKAEIERLGEEVQRTRRALIERLVNTRK; encoded by the exons ATGACTGCCGAGTGGCTACACCTGCCCCCGCCGTACCCCCCTGGCGTGGGGCCGTTGTATGGTGCAGAGTTGGAGGCGTGGTATGAGGACCTGCAGGATATTCTGGGCTCTGACACAGGAGGGGCAAAACTGGCACGAGCCCCTACATGCACCGAG GAGCCAGAGTTCATGGATGTCCTGGAAAGTTGCTCTCTGACGTGGCTGACCGATGGCAGCCAGACATGGGGTGACGGTGTCCAGAGGACAACAGAGGAGATCCACAGCACCCAGACCCTGCATCACAACTCGTCgtcatcctcctcttcctcctcctcctgcatgAGTCCAGCTGTTACAGAAGAACGGCAGGTGGAGGCTGAGGGTGGGAGAAGTGGAGATGGCTCGGCAGGAGGTGGCAGTGACTTGCTGCCTCCCGAGTTCTTCGAGTTGCTGAGTGATGGAGGAGTGGGAATGGTGGATGCGAGTGGAGCAGTGATCAGCGGTGGCTATTATTaccaccaccagcaccaccaGGCTAATGTCCATCCTGCATCTCCCTCAGCCAGCGAGGAGGAACTGCCCTGTGTCCCCGATTCGCCATCTTGCTCCTCTTCAGCCTCCCAGTCACCATCTCAAATTTGTTCTTCTCCCTCTTCACCCGTGTCTTCTCCCTCTGTTTACCCATCCTCCCGTTTGGGAAAACGCAAGAGGACCACCAGCGAGAGGGCCAACGGTGCCTTGTCCTCTTTTGTTTCCTCCTCACAACGCTCATCCTACTCGTCTACCAAAAAGAGTCGCAAAGAAAGAGAGCAGGAGAACGAGAGGAAGGTACAGGAGCTGACAGAGCAGAACGAGCGTCTTAAAGCAGAAATCGAAAGGCTGGGAGAGGAGGTACAGAGGACACGAAGAGCCCTTATCGAGAGACTAGTCAACACCAGAAAATGA
- the mars1 gene encoding methionine--tRNA ligase, cytoplasmic isoform X2, whose amino-acid sequence MKLFVSEGNPHCLKALAALEATGVQCGVQFVNHDERVVPFLSRPTLPALALPSGQYLFSSNAICRYLFEVNGQECSELCDQWLEWEATVLQPALQQALHMAVLQGKSSEVSKVLQGPINVLEQSLSKRNTPYLTGDSVSAADLVLWAGFFPVLSDSSLTLGEHKSLKAWFDRVAAMNACQSAAQKVLQGKGLQGMKSYMQRQPAPQSSQCRETQPCNSNSAEEEGGERVVSEEEMEAAALTWSKGLNTCPPATKKQHPILPQEDKRNVLVTSALPYVNNVPHLGNIIGCVLSADVFSRYGRLRGWNMLFVCGTDEYGTATENKAREEGLTPQQICDKYHAVHSSIYKWFQIDFDYFGRTTTEKQTEIAQDIFWRLHERDFLIEDTVEQLRCENCQRFLADRFVEGICPHCSYPEARGDQCDKCGRLINAVDLREPQCKVCRQTPVIRSSKHLFLDLPKLESQLEQWLEKSTSTGDWTANAKQITRSWLRDGLKPRCITRDLKWGTPVPHADFKEKVFYVWFDAPIGYLSITANYTSEWEKWWKNPHQVELYNFMAKDNVPFHSVVFPCSLLGAQDNYTLVNHLIATEYLNYEDTKFSKSRGVGVFGDMAKDTGIPSDVWRFYLLYVRPEGQDSAFSWADMALKNNSELLNNLGNFINRAGMFVTKFFEGCVPVMELQEEDKKLLALVSWELQQYIQLMDKIKIRDALKHILNISRHGNQYIQVNEPWKKIKGGDSERQRAGTVTGVSVNIACLLSVMLFPYMPAVSQTIRDQLNAPPSCINTMLEGNGTFVCSLSAGHRIGAVSPLFQKLEADQIEALKKKFGGQQTPVRNAASAQSAAVPAPAAAVEVGTVNQVDPEKAKQLTQAVAEQGEKVRALKAQKAEKAVITAEVAKLLDLKKQLALAEGKNPEPAPQKGKKK is encoded by the exons ATGAAGCTGTTCGTAAGTGAAGGCAACCCGCACTGTCTGAAGGCGCTAGCAGCGTTAGAAGCGACGGGAGTGCAGTGCGGCGTCCAGTTTGTCAACCACGATG AAAGGGTGGTGCCTTTCCTCAGCCGTCCAACATTGCCAGCTTTGGCCCTGCCCAGTGGACAATACCTTTTCAGTTCCAATGCCATCTGCCG ATACCTGTTTGAAGTAAATGGACAAGAATGCAGTGAGCTTTGCGATCAGTGGCTGGAATGGGAGGCCACAGTTCTTCAG CCTGCATTGCAGCAGGCTCTTCACATGGCAGTGCTGCAGGGGAAGAGTTCAGAGGTGTCCAAGGTTCTCCAGGGTCCCATAAACGTTTTGGAACAAAGCTTGAGCAAAAGGAACACACCTTATTTAACTGGG GATTCTGTTTCAGCTGCTGATCTTGTTTTGTGGGCCGGATTCTTTCCTGTTTTATCTGATTCTTCACTAACACTGG GTGAACACAAGTCTTTGAAGGCTTGGTTTGACCGTGTGGCTGCTATGAACGCTTGTCAGTCTGCTGCTCAGAAAGTGCTACAGGGAAAAGGACTGCAGGGCATGAAAAGCTATATGCAGAGGCAGCCTGCTCCTCAGAGCAGCCAGTGCAGAGAGACACAGCCATGCAATAGCAACTCTGCTGAG GAAGAAGGAGGCGAGCGTGTTGTTTCAGAGGAGGAGATGGAAGCAGCAGCTCTCACTTGGAGTAAGGGTTTGAACACTTGCCCTCCAGCTACAAAAAAGCAACACCCCAT TTTGCCTCAGGAGGACAAGCGAAATGTCCTGGTGACCAGTGCCTTGCCCTATGTCAACAATGTCCCCCACCTGGGTAACATTATTGGCTGTGTCCTCAGTGCTGATGTCTTCTCCAG GTATGGCCGCCTACGAGGCTGGAatatgttgtttgtgtgtggcaCAGATGAGTATGGCACTGCTACAGAGAACAAGGCCAGAGAGGAGGGCCTGACACCCCAACAGATCTGTGACAAGTACCACGCTGTTCACTCCAGCATCTACAAATGGTTCCAGATTGACTTTGACTATTTTGGCAGAACCACCACCGAGAAGCAGACAGA GATAGCTCAAGATATTTTCTGGCGACTTCATGAGCGTGATTTCCTAATAGAAGACACTGTGGAGCAGCTACGCTGTGAAAACTGTCAGCGATTCCTGGCTGACCGCTTTGTAGAAGGTATCTGTCCACACTGCAGTTACCCTGAAGCTCGtggtgaccagtgtgacaagtgTGGGCGACTCATCAATGCTGTGGACCTCAGG GAACCTCAATGTAAGGTCTGTAGGCAGACTCCAGTCATCCGCTCCTCTAAGCATCTTTTCCTGGACCTGCCAAAG CTGGAAAGTCAGTTGGAGCAGTGGCTGGAGAAGTCAACCAGCACAGGAGATTGGACAGCAAATGCCAAACAGATCACTCGCTCCTGGCTAAGAGATGGACTCAAACCTCGCTGCATCACCAGAGACCTGAAGTGGGGAACACCAGTACCTCACGCTGACTTTAAAGAAAAG GTGTTCTACGTGTGGTTTGATGCCCCCATTGGTTATCTGTCCATTACTGCCAACTACACCAGCGAATGGGAAAAGTGGTGGAAGAATCCCCATCAG GTGGAGCTGTACAACTTCATGGCCAAAGACAATGTGCCTTTTCACAGTGTGGTGTTCCCCTGCTCTCTACTGGGAGCCCAGGACAACTACACTCTTGTCAACCACCTCATTGCCACAG AATATCTGAATTATGAGGACACAAAGTTCTCCAAGAGCCGTGGTGTGGGTGTGTTTGGAGACATGGCGAAGGACACCGGTATCCCTTCTGATGTGTGGAGATTCTACCTCCTGTATGTGCGTCCAGAGGGACAGGATTCAGCTTTCTCTTGGGCAGACATGGCTCTGAAGAACAACTCTGAACTGCTCAACAACCTGGGCAATTTCATCAACAG AGCCGGCATGTTTGTCACCAAGTTCTTTGAGGGCTGTGTGCCTGTGATGGAGCTACAGGAGGAAGATAAGAAGCTTCTGGCTCTGGTGAGCTGGGAGCTGCAGCAGTACATCCAGCTCATGGACAAAATCAA AATCCGCGATGCGCTGAAACACATCCTGAATATCTCTCGTCACGGCAATCAGTATATTCAGGTCAATGAACCCTGGAAGAAGATCAAGGGAGGAGATTCAGAAAG GCAGCGTGCAGGCACGGTGACTGGTGTGTCTGTGAATATTGCGTGCTTGCTGTCGGTGATGCTCTTCCCGTATATGCCAGCGGTCAGCCAAACAATCAGGGATCAACTCAACGCCCCTCCATCTTGCATCAACACCATGTTAGAAGGCAATGGCACCTTTGTATGTTCCCTGAGTGCCGGCCACCGGATTGGCGCA GTCAGTCCGTTATTCCAGAAACTGGAGGCGGATCAGATTGAAGCTTTGAAGAAGAAATTTGGTGGACAGCAG ACACCAGTTCGTAACGCTGCCAGCGCTCAGTCTGCTGCTGTGCCAGCTCCTGCTGCAGCTGTTGAGGTGGGGACGGTGAACCAAGTGGACCCGGAGAAAGCCAAGCAGCTCACCCAGGCTGTGGCGGAGCAG GGGGAGAAGGTCCGAGCACTCAAAGCCCAGAAAGCAGAGAAGGCCGTGATCACAGCAGAGGTGGCCAAACTGTTGGACCTTAAGAAACAGCTAGCCCTGGCTGAGGGGAAGAACCCTGAGCCTGCACCTCAAAAGGGCAAGaagaaatga